One stretch of Halobaculum marinum DNA includes these proteins:
- a CDS encoding mechanosensitive ion channel family protein, with protein sequence MTRPVIPPGAASGAPAAAPVSAHPLPLPAQSATDAVGNALTSVPARLWLALGVLVLGAFLGYLVVRINRRILVSAGVPGTIEGTAFERTAREFGTSTVSLVANLSGYFIFILSVIVALTIARVRYISTFWNRAAEFLPALFLAALVLIVGLVVGDKVELLVNDRLRGVKLPQTGVVPTLAKWSVIFVAALVALGQLGVATNALVVLLGTYGFALVMFGGLAFRDLLASGAAGFYLLLEQPYSIGDRVRIGDTDGVVQEVNVFVTHVESEGAEYVVPNRRAFTDGVVRIRE encoded by the coding sequence ATGACTCGACCAGTCATCCCGCCGGGGGCCGCCAGCGGTGCTCCCGCGGCCGCACCCGTGAGCGCGCACCCGCTGCCACTCCCGGCCCAGTCGGCGACCGACGCCGTCGGGAACGCCCTGACGAGCGTCCCGGCCCGCCTGTGGCTGGCGCTCGGGGTCCTGGTCCTCGGCGCGTTCCTCGGCTACCTCGTCGTCCGTATCAACCGCCGCATCCTCGTGAGCGCGGGGGTCCCCGGCACCATCGAGGGCACCGCCTTCGAGCGAACCGCTCGCGAGTTCGGCACCTCCACCGTCTCGCTGGTGGCGAACCTCTCGGGGTACTTCATCTTCATCCTCAGCGTCATCGTCGCACTCACCATCGCGCGGGTGCGCTACATCTCGACGTTCTGGAACCGCGCCGCCGAGTTCCTCCCCGCGCTGTTCCTCGCGGCGCTCGTCCTCATCGTCGGCCTCGTCGTCGGCGACAAGGTGGAACTGCTCGTCAACGACCGCCTCCGCGGCGTGAAACTCCCGCAGACGGGCGTCGTCCCGACGCTCGCCAAGTGGTCGGTCATCTTCGTCGCCGCACTCGTGGCGCTCGGACAACTCGGCGTCGCCACGAACGCGCTCGTGGTCCTGCTGGGCACGTACGGGTTCGCACTCGTGATGTTCGGTGGCCTCGCCTTCCGCGACCTGTTGGCGTCTGGCGCCGCGGGCTTCTACCTCCTGCTGGAACAACCGTACAGCATCGGCGACCGCGTCCGCATCGGCGACACCGACGGCGTCGTGCAGGAGGTGAACGTGTTCGTCACGCACGTCGAGAGCGAGGGCGCCGAGTACGTGGTGCC
- the dacZ gene encoding diadenylate cyclase DacZ has protein sequence MTTSADLLADLVADVDEVFLFSPTGSTYDDYREIDDEAVVVVAPEDDLDAERYVELPLEFDNVRDRIRFGIEGAMDHGYCAEGDVIACAVGVFGDPIDGVIRTPVTESMHSGIYDLFANSRPDPNVVRDVFDVAIELGKKGQKGKPVGALFVVGDAGKVMNKSRPLSYNPFEKSHVHVGDPIVNVMLKEFSRLDGAFVISDSGKIVSAYRYLEPGAEGVDIPKGLGARHMAGGAITRDTNAIAIVLSESDGLVRAFKGGSLVLELDPEEY, from the coding sequence ATGACTACCTCGGCCGACCTCCTCGCCGACCTCGTCGCGGACGTCGACGAGGTGTTCCTCTTCTCGCCAACGGGATCGACCTACGACGACTACCGCGAAATCGACGACGAGGCCGTCGTCGTCGTCGCCCCGGAGGACGACCTCGACGCCGAGCGCTACGTCGAACTGCCGCTGGAGTTCGACAACGTCCGCGACCGGATCCGCTTCGGCATCGAGGGTGCGATGGACCACGGCTACTGCGCAGAGGGCGACGTGATCGCCTGCGCGGTCGGCGTGTTCGGCGACCCCATCGACGGCGTGATCCGCACGCCCGTCACCGAGTCGATGCACTCGGGCATCTACGACCTGTTCGCCAACTCCCGCCCGGACCCGAACGTCGTCCGCGACGTGTTCGACGTGGCGATCGAACTCGGGAAGAAGGGACAGAAGGGCAAGCCCGTCGGCGCGCTGTTCGTCGTCGGCGACGCGGGCAAGGTGATGAACAAGTCCCGGCCGCTGAGCTACAACCCCTTCGAGAAGTCGCACGTCCACGTCGGCGACCCCATCGTGAACGTGATGCTCAAGGAGTTCTCGCGGCTCGACGGCGCGTTCGTCATCAGCGACTCCGGCAAGATCGTGTCGGCGTACCGCTACCTCGAACCGGGCGCCGAGGGCGTCGACATCCCGAAGGGGCTGGGCGCGCGGCACATGGCCGGCGGCGCCATCACCCGCGACACGAACGCCATCGCCATCGTGCTCTCGGAGTCGGACGGCCTCGTCCGCGCGTTCAAGGGCGGGTCGCTCGTCCTCGAACTCGACCCGGAGGAGTACTGA
- a CDS encoding bacterio-opsin activator domain-containing protein, whose protein sequence is MESGEGERRRGGLGDVFERVAPGEPLSTAEVARHLAVDEHEATRRLRAAAAAGSVRSKAFPGAGRAWWRPADGEGAPTDDALVEVEYRSTALATPFLDAFEAVPPEGETVPTDARIDATIESVVPVRDGMLQYYTARGVSPKRYLAALRTVPGVSRARLLSTDGDRVRVEVRIDGDDLTNLFEAFGGWVTGGALLDGTVRIRGTVPKATDVAEVTDTVREWVPDAELTSTRAVYTPRAVRDLVNERLSDQQRAALEAAYYGGYFAVPRDSTGEDIATALGITRQTFNHHLRLAELAVVRQLFDATERDAL, encoded by the coding sequence ATGGAGAGTGGCGAGGGAGAACGGCGGCGAGGGGGTCTCGGCGACGTGTTCGAGCGCGTCGCCCCCGGCGAACCGCTCTCGACGGCCGAGGTCGCCCGCCACCTCGCGGTCGACGAGCACGAGGCGACACGGCGCCTCCGGGCCGCCGCCGCCGCGGGGAGCGTCCGGAGCAAGGCGTTCCCCGGCGCCGGGAGAGCCTGGTGGCGACCCGCAGACGGCGAGGGGGCACCGACCGACGACGCGCTCGTCGAGGTCGAGTACAGGTCGACGGCGCTGGCGACGCCGTTCCTCGACGCGTTCGAGGCGGTCCCCCCCGAGGGAGAGACGGTCCCGACCGACGCCCGCATCGACGCGACCATCGAGTCTGTCGTCCCAGTGCGCGACGGGATGCTCCAGTACTACACCGCTCGCGGCGTGTCGCCGAAGCGCTACCTCGCGGCCCTCCGCACGGTCCCGGGGGTGTCTCGGGCGCGACTCCTGTCGACCGACGGGGACCGCGTCCGGGTGGAAGTACGGATCGACGGCGACGACCTCACCAACCTGTTCGAGGCGTTCGGCGGGTGGGTCACCGGTGGTGCGCTGCTCGACGGCACGGTCCGGATACGCGGGACGGTGCCGAAGGCGACAGACGTGGCCGAGGTGACCGACACCGTCCGGGAGTGGGTGCCCGACGCCGAACTCACGAGCACGCGGGCGGTGTACACTCCGCGAGCCGTCCGCGACCTCGTGAACGAGCGGCTGTCCGACCAACAGCGTGCCGCGCTGGAGGCCGCCTACTACGGCGGCTACTTCGCGGTGCCTCGTGACAGCACCGGCGAGGACATCGCCACGGCGCTGGGCATCACTCGACAGACGTTCAATCACCACCTCAGACTCGCCGAACTCGCGGTCGTCCGACAGCTGTTCGACGCCACCGAGCGCGACGCGCTCTGA
- a CDS encoding HalOD1 output domain-containing protein has protein sequence MEERVRAPGGAGAGVVAEFDAVAGVRFEPLRDAYRVQKRRDHPEPVSYLVVEAVAAVTGTSMMDLDPLHETIDADALDAVLTAPEHVGAIVRFDYGGCRIEASSGGELLITER, from the coding sequence ATGGAAGAGCGCGTGCGTGCTCCCGGTGGTGCGGGGGCTGGGGTGGTGGCAGAGTTCGACGCGGTCGCCGGGGTTCGATTCGAACCGCTTCGGGACGCCTACCGTGTCCAGAAGCGACGCGACCATCCCGAACCGGTCTCGTACCTCGTCGTCGAAGCCGTCGCCGCCGTGACTGGGACGTCGATGATGGATCTCGACCCGCTACACGAGACGATCGATGCGGACGCGCTCGACGCCGTCCTCACGGCACCCGAACACGTCGGTGCGATCGTCCGCTTCGACTACGGGGGCTGTCGGATCGAGGCCTCGAGCGGCGGCGAACTCCTGATCACCGAGCGCTGA
- a CDS encoding GNAT family N-acetyltransferase: MGLTQTQEQNQATIRPFEPGDTDGFLDLYEAVWGRRKSAEWFEWRFEANPYVDEVPMVVADADGQLAGAEPCVVFPLAVGDETVIAFQPADWMVHPDHRRRGLFTRMTERLLEDYADGPESCYYNFPSDAIMPGLKKLGWQEIGTVPTYYRIQDVERLAGARLSTDRLAAKGMLAIGQAGLSLARGVSSLTSLGGPSEYTVERHETVPAETLVQLYESGVPDRVHIRRDEAFYNWRFGNPRWETTTYLAKADGGVVASVIAATSDDEDLRRVWVLDTLPADGSAPADSYEALLSAVVEDGADADVLKCCGAPMPATVLGRCGFRPDDEFPLSSLSSRTKAVVRAPTPEDGDPVGREPWLGAGVDPTDGGAWAVQLCGRDVA, encoded by the coding sequence ATGGGACTGACGCAGACACAGGAACAGAACCAGGCGACGATTCGACCGTTCGAGCCGGGCGATACGGACGGATTCCTCGACCTGTACGAGGCGGTGTGGGGGCGCCGCAAGAGCGCCGAGTGGTTCGAGTGGCGCTTCGAGGCGAACCCCTACGTCGACGAGGTCCCGATGGTCGTCGCCGACGCGGACGGGCAGTTGGCCGGCGCGGAGCCGTGTGTGGTGTTCCCGCTCGCGGTCGGCGACGAGACCGTCATCGCGTTCCAGCCCGCCGACTGGATGGTCCACCCCGACCACCGGCGGCGGGGCTTGTTCACCCGGATGACCGAGCGCCTGCTCGAGGACTACGCAGACGGCCCCGAGTCCTGCTACTACAACTTCCCTTCAGACGCGATCATGCCCGGGCTCAAGAAGCTGGGCTGGCAGGAGATCGGCACGGTCCCCACCTACTACCGGATACAGGACGTCGAACGCCTCGCCGGCGCGCGACTGTCGACCGACCGACTCGCGGCGAAGGGGATGCTCGCCATCGGGCAGGCGGGCCTCTCGCTGGCCCGGGGCGTGTCGTCGCTCACCTCTCTCGGAGGTCCCAGCGAGTACACGGTCGAGCGCCACGAGACGGTGCCGGCCGAGACGCTGGTCCAGCTCTATGAGTCAGGCGTGCCCGACAGGGTCCATATCAGGCGTGACGAGGCGTTCTACAACTGGCGGTTCGGCAACCCTCGCTGGGAGACGACGACGTACCTCGCGAAGGCGGACGGCGGGGTCGTCGCGAGCGTCATCGCGGCGACGAGCGACGACGAGGACCTCCGACGCGTGTGGGTGCTGGACACCCTCCCGGCGGACGGGTCGGCGCCCGCGGACAGCTACGAGGCGCTGCTCTCGGCGGTCGTTGAGGACGGCGCCGACGCCGACGTGCTGAAGTGCTGTGGCGCCCCGATGCCGGCGACGGTGCTCGGTCGGTGCGGCTTCCGACCGGACGACGAGTTCCCCCTGTCGAGCCTCTCCTCGCGGACGAAGGCGGTCGTCAGGGCGCCGACGCCCGAAGACGGCGACCCGGTCGGGCGAGAGCCGTGGCTCGGGGCCGGTGTCGATCCCACGGATGGAGGCGCTTGGGCGGTCCAACTGTGTGGTCGGGACGTCGCTTGA